One window from the genome of Streptomyces sp. Alt3 encodes:
- the mihF gene encoding integration host factor, actinobacterial type has translation MPTPLPALTAEQRAEALAKAGRARKERSEMLAALKAGRLSLLDVLDRGDDTARQTRALHLLQSLPGVGTVKARRHLVDLGISETRRIQGLGARQRARLIELFAPQA, from the coding sequence ATGCCGACCCCTCTCCCCGCCCTGACCGCTGAGCAGCGAGCAGAAGCGCTCGCGAAGGCCGGCCGGGCCCGCAAGGAGCGCAGCGAGATGCTCGCGGCGCTGAAGGCTGGACGTCTTTCGCTCCTCGACGTCCTGGACCGCGGTGACGACACCGCCCGGCAGACCCGCGCTCTTCACCTTCTGCAGTCCCTTCCTGGTGTCGGCACGGTGAAGGCACGCCGTCATCTCGTGGATCTCGGCATCTCGGAAACGCGGAGGATCCAGGGTCTCGGCGCACGGCAGCGTGCCCGCCTGATCGAACTGTTCGCGCCCCAGGCCTGA
- a CDS encoding helix-turn-helix domain-containing protein, translating into MFRRQPVSRSARPGTWAELDALRAWMREVKGELTFPRLAFRARQFGRPVAERTLRRALQEGLPGVQTVRAYAWGSRKATDNHAREALEETGLRLREAAQRAAPVPARTWPAPVYVPGRVRTWPGLTRALNRLRLEAGEPPVRALAASCGAAGRLSKSTISNLLNGQHPTVEQLAALAAALGASPAATDALLAAHRRITAGPRPPAVYPCDVVDRAEEEREDRREQEEKRRRFRGIPEEKEVELDPYDQQLREEEEAEHRRRVAWVDGLSADELAALQRQSVAGAGRDLHAELTAYVARICPGR; encoded by the coding sequence ATGTTCCGGCGGCAGCCGGTGAGCCGCTCGGCCCGTCCGGGCACGTGGGCCGAGCTGGACGCATTGCGCGCGTGGATGCGCGAGGTCAAGGGGGAGTTGACCTTTCCCCGTCTCGCCTTCCGGGCTAGGCAGTTCGGCCGACCCGTGGCCGAGCGGACGCTGCGCCGGGCTCTGCAGGAGGGTCTGCCCGGAGTGCAGACGGTCAGGGCTTACGCCTGGGGCAGCAGAAAGGCAACCGACAACCATGCCCGCGAGGCACTGGAGGAGACCGGTCTGAGGCTTCGCGAGGCGGCGCAGCGGGCTGCTCCGGTTCCGGCCAGGACCTGGCCCGCGCCTGTCTACGTCCCGGGGCGTGTCAGAACCTGGCCCGGTCTGACGAGGGCCCTCAACCGACTTCGCCTAGAGGCCGGAGAGCCCCCGGTACGTGCGCTGGCCGCTTCCTGCGGAGCGGCCGGGCGGCTGTCGAAGAGCACGATCAGCAACCTTCTCAACGGGCAGCACCCCACGGTCGAACAGCTCGCCGCGCTCGCTGCGGCCTTGGGTGCCAGCCCGGCGGCCACCGACGCGCTGCTCGCCGCGCACCGGAGGATCACTGCCGGGCCCCGGCCGCCCGCGGTCTATCCGTGCGACGTCGTCGATCGGGCCGAGGAGGAACGTGAGGATCGCCGTGAGCAGGAGGAGAAGCGGCGCCGGTTCAGAGGCATCCCCGAGGAGAAGGAGGTAGAGCTCGACCCGTACGACCAGCAGTTGCGTGAGGAGGAAGAGGCGGAGCACCGGCGGAGGGTGGCGTGGGTGGATGGCCTCAGTGCGGACGAGCTCGCGGCCCTGCAGCGTCAGTCCGTGGCCGGGGCGGGCCGGGACCTGCACGCCGAGCTGACCGCCTACGTGGCTCGGATCTGTCCGGGGAGATGA